A region from the Clostridium beijerinckii genome encodes:
- a CDS encoding arginine repressor, translating to MKSKRHTKILEIISSREIETQEELADVLKKEGFDVTQATVSRDIKNLKLIKMQASSGKSKYFVSTGEQKNIIDRLSNILTNTVLSVENVDKMVVIKTITGSAPIAAEAVDNLESADIAGTVAGDNTIFILLRSLESAEDLVEKIRKRMSS from the coding sequence TTGAAGTCAAAAAGACATACAAAAATATTAGAAATTATAAGCTCAAGAGAAATAGAAACACAAGAAGAGTTAGCAGATGTATTAAAAAAAGAAGGTTTTGATGTAACTCAAGCAACTGTATCAAGAGACATTAAAAATTTAAAATTAATAAAAATGCAAGCTTCAAGTGGCAAGTCTAAGTATTTTGTATCAACAGGAGAACAAAAAAATATTATTGATAGATTAAGCAATATATTAACTAATACAGTCCTTTCCGTAGAAAACGTAGATAAGATGGTTGTTATAAAAACTATAACGGGTTCAGCACCAATTGCAGCAGAAGCTGTTGATAATCTGGAAAGTGCAGATATTGCAGGAACAGTCGCTGGAGATAACACTATATTTATTTTACTTAGAAGTTTAGAAAGTGCTGAAGACTTGGTAGAGAAAATAAGAAAGAGAATGTCATCATAA
- a CDS encoding NAD(+) kinase: MNNIGIAINPSKDKDNKILHMVIKKFREKFNFKDISIFSSFDIEKQDLKDIDLLVVLGGDGTLLGIARSLNESFNAPILGINIGNLGFLSSVDISDIDNALKKLEEGKYKIVDRMMLSCKVEPNEEDEELKALNDVVLARGTLSRMVRFKIFVDGKIYSTFKGDGLIIATPTGSTAYSFSAGGPFVYPDLELITITPICPHTKSMQTIVLKGDSIIEICADHEEEKIYLTVDGQKAIKLNHETSVKVSKNKKSVKLLLFDDYDYFKVLRSKILNNSKECDGEKF, from the coding sequence ATGAATAATATTGGAATTGCAATTAATCCATCAAAAGATAAAGATAATAAAATATTACATATGGTTATTAAGAAATTTAGAGAAAAGTTTAACTTTAAAGATATTTCTATTTTTAGCTCTTTTGATATTGAAAAGCAAGATTTAAAAGACATCGATTTACTTGTTGTACTTGGAGGAGATGGAACCCTCCTTGGAATAGCAAGATCTTTAAATGAAAGTTTTAACGCACCTATATTGGGAATAAACATAGGGAATTTAGGTTTTCTGTCCAGTGTAGATATCTCTGATATTGATAATGCACTTAAAAAACTTGAAGAAGGCAAATATAAAATTGTAGATAGAATGATGTTAAGTTGCAAGGTTGAACCTAATGAAGAAGATGAAGAACTTAAAGCACTAAATGATGTAGTACTAGCTAGAGGAACATTGTCAAGAATGGTAAGGTTTAAGATATTTGTAGATGGTAAAATATATTCAACATTTAAAGGGGATGGACTTATTATTGCAACACCCACAGGTTCTACAGCATATTCATTTTCAGCAGGTGGGCCATTTGTATATCCAGATTTAGAACTTATAACCATAACACCTATATGCCCACACACTAAAAGTATGCAAACTATTGTATTAAAAGGTGATAGTATTATAGAAATATGTGCAGATCATGAGGAAGAAAAAATTTATTTAACAGTGGATGGTCAAAAGGCGATTAAACTTAATCATGAAACTTCAGTAAAGGTGAGCAAAAATAAAAAAAGTGTAAAGTTACTTTTATTTGATGATTATGATTATTTTAAGGTTTTGAGGAGTAAGATTTTAAATAATTCTAAAGAATGCGATGGTGAAAAATTTTGA
- a CDS encoding TQXA domain-containing protein yields MKFRRFMKAVSYFIIFTLLIGINVSASMPETVKIITEKGILYTVQYDNFDLNVEKIKIEGSNDIVYCLEINKKYPSGQSFLLNGSTSEEINNIMAAGYPNRSVAELNLDNENEAYFATQIAIWSSVEGYDVNKIKGNNDKILKAIRNIYNDGISGKYKNKIQSKMYKTSDESVQEVIVISYDDLMSEEKAESEQVEYAPQEG; encoded by the coding sequence ATGAAATTTAGAAGATTTATGAAAGCAGTAAGTTATTTTATTATTTTTACATTACTTATAGGCATTAATGTCAGTGCTAGCATGCCAGAAACTGTAAAGATAATTACAGAAAAGGGAATCCTATATACAGTTCAATATGATAACTTTGATCTTAATGTAGAAAAAATAAAAATAGAAGGAAGTAATGACATTGTATATTGCTTAGAGATAAATAAAAAATATCCATCAGGGCAAAGCTTTTTATTAAATGGAAGTACAAGTGAAGAAATTAATAATATTATGGCAGCTGGATATCCAAATAGATCTGTGGCTGAATTAAATTTGGATAATGAAAATGAAGCATATTTTGCCACTCAAATAGCCATATGGAGTTCTGTTGAAGGATATGATGTTAATAAGATAAAGGGTAATAATGATAAAATATTAAAAGCTATAAGAAATATATATAATGATGGGATAAGTGGGAAATACAAAAATAAAATACAAAGTAAAATGTACAAAACAAGTGATGAGTCGGTGCAAGAAGTCATAGTTATATCCTATGATGACTTAATGTCAGAAGAAAAAGCAGAGTCAGAGCAAGTGGAATATGCGCCTCAAGAAGGATAA
- the spoIVB gene encoding SpoIVB peptidase → MKKKFLCTTSLIITPILILVLITTMRISNLPNKIYTRNEKTVQSIAPIGNTINKIKNNENKYEIKFLGMIPLKSLEVHKIKDLEVYPGGNPIGVRVNSEGVLIVGYSDIEVNNKKEESPGKLCGLEIGDVILKVNGEEMENSIDLLKTIKQCEQDDIKVDILRNGENFTKVIHLKKENDKDYKIGLWIRDSTAGVGTLTFFDDVTKKFGALGHPITDCDTNEPFLIKKGDVLESSIISVRKGEKGSPGELRGIFINEQIPTGDIQKNTQSGIFGEIKNMEALNKKIKPLKVGFRDEISIGKAKIITTIDESGPQEFDIEIERLLNQSIAGSKSMVIKITDPRLLEKTGGIVQGMSGSPIIQNNKIIGAVTHVLINKPDTGYGIYIEWMLQDAGIIK, encoded by the coding sequence ATGAAGAAAAAATTTTTATGTACAACTAGTCTAATTATAACTCCAATCCTGATTCTAGTTTTAATTACCACAATGAGGATAAGTAATTTACCTAATAAAATTTATACTAGAAATGAAAAAACAGTACAATCAATTGCACCAATAGGAAATACAATAAATAAAATTAAAAATAATGAAAATAAATATGAAATAAAATTTTTAGGTATGATTCCACTTAAATCTTTAGAAGTTCATAAAATTAAAGATTTAGAAGTTTATCCAGGTGGAAATCCTATAGGAGTAAGAGTAAATAGTGAAGGTGTTCTTATTGTAGGATATTCTGATATAGAAGTTAATAATAAAAAAGAAGAAAGTCCTGGAAAACTATGTGGTCTCGAAATTGGTGATGTAATATTAAAAGTAAATGGCGAAGAGATGGAAAATTCTATTGATTTATTAAAAACAATCAAACAATGTGAACAAGATGATATAAAAGTTGATATTTTAAGAAATGGTGAGAATTTTACTAAAGTTATTCATTTAAAAAAGGAAAATGATAAAGATTATAAAATTGGATTATGGATTAGAGATTCTACAGCTGGAGTTGGAACATTGACATTTTTTGATGATGTCACCAAGAAATTTGGAGCATTAGGACATCCAATTACAGATTGTGATACCAATGAACCTTTCTTAATAAAAAAAGGAGATGTGTTAGAATCATCTATAATAAGTGTTAGAAAAGGAGAAAAAGGGTCGCCTGGTGAATTAAGAGGAATTTTTATAAATGAACAAATACCAACTGGCGATATTCAAAAGAATACGCAAAGTGGAATTTTTGGAGAAATTAAAAACATGGAGGCGTTAAATAAAAAAATAAAACCGCTTAAAGTTGGATTTAGAGATGAAATATCTATCGGAAAAGCAAAAATAATTACAACAATTGATGAAAGTGGTCCACAGGAGTTTGATATTGAAATTGAAAGGCTTTTAAATCAGTCTATTGCAGGATCTAAAAGCATGGTAATTAAAATTACAGACCCTAGGTTATTAGAGAAAACGGGAGGAATAGTGCAAGGAATGAGTGGAAGCCCAATCATTCAAAATAATAAAATTATAGGAGCTGTAACTCATGTATTAATTAATAAGCCGGATACAGGATATGGAATATATATAGAATGGATGCTTCAAGATGCGGGAATAATAAAGTGA
- the recN gene encoding DNA repair protein RecN translates to MLIQLNIKNFALIEETTINFSEGFNILSGETGAGKSILIDAIDFVLGGKFSKSLIRTGEDKTYVEALFTLEKSKVVEVLQELDIEYDDVLIVSRESHQSGKNLIKINGKSFITSELRKVRAKLLDIHGQHQNVDLLQRTSHISYLDDFIGIEIVKPLNKFNDLRKSLIEVKEDIKRIFGNQDRDKLLDYLKFQIQDIEKAKLKENEEDSLKEEYNILANAEKINNSLVSSYGILNGNEEFSVIDSISKVIQELSNVENHFEKIKKNKEAIEEAFYTLEEVSHEIRDMAEEIVFDQNALEKLNARIYEINQYKKKYAPTIPEILDYHQKIKKEYDEIINSEKIIEELKQKEKEILFKMKEEALVIHKLRVNKSKHLKEKILKELTFVGLEKSRMEIRVSLEEDFNEKGFDDVCFLISTNPGEPLMPLEKVLSGGELSRIMLALKCVFAEKDEIPTLIFDEIDTGISGAVAQRVGEKMYQLSKTHQVLCITHLPQIAVLSDYHYFVTKKVIDNKTYTKIKVLLKEEKELEISKMLTGDDITEATLNNVKEMIKLSELKKIEIKK, encoded by the coding sequence ATGTTAATTCAATTAAATATTAAAAATTTTGCATTAATAGAAGAAACAACAATAAACTTTAGTGAAGGATTTAATATACTTTCAGGAGAAACAGGGGCTGGAAAGTCTATTTTGATAGATGCAATAGACTTTGTTCTTGGTGGGAAGTTTTCTAAGAGTTTAATAAGAACAGGTGAAGATAAAACATATGTGGAAGCATTATTTACTCTTGAAAAATCTAAAGTAGTTGAAGTTTTACAAGAACTAGATATTGAATATGATGATGTATTAATTGTTTCAAGGGAAAGTCATCAAAGTGGAAAAAATTTAATTAAAATTAACGGAAAAAGTTTTATTACATCAGAATTAAGAAAAGTAAGAGCAAAGCTTTTGGACATTCATGGACAACATCAAAATGTTGATCTTTTGCAAAGAACTAGTCATATATCATATTTAGATGATTTTATTGGAATTGAAATAGTAAAGCCATTAAATAAGTTTAATGATTTAAGAAAAAGCTTAATAGAAGTAAAAGAAGATATTAAAAGAATTTTTGGGAACCAAGATAGAGATAAATTACTAGATTATTTAAAATTTCAAATTCAAGATATCGAAAAAGCAAAACTTAAAGAAAATGAAGAAGACAGTTTAAAAGAAGAATATAATATATTAGCCAATGCTGAAAAAATTAATAATAGTTTAGTTTCTTCATATGGAATATTAAATGGAAATGAAGAATTTAGTGTAATTGATTCCATTTCTAAAGTAATTCAAGAATTATCCAATGTAGAAAACCATTTTGAAAAAATAAAAAAGAATAAAGAAGCCATTGAAGAGGCATTTTATACTTTAGAAGAAGTTAGTCATGAAATTCGAGATATGGCTGAAGAAATTGTTTTTGATCAAAATGCATTAGAAAAACTAAATGCTAGAATTTATGAAATAAATCAATATAAGAAAAAATATGCACCAACTATTCCAGAAATATTAGACTATCATCAAAAGATAAAAAAGGAATATGATGAAATAATAAATTCAGAGAAAATAATTGAAGAACTTAAACAAAAAGAAAAAGAAATATTATTTAAGATGAAAGAAGAAGCTCTGGTAATTCACAAGCTTAGAGTAAATAAAAGTAAACATTTAAAAGAAAAAATTTTAAAAGAACTTACGTTTGTAGGACTTGAAAAATCAAGAATGGAAATAAGAGTATCTCTTGAAGAGGACTTCAATGAAAAAGGGTTTGATGACGTATGCTTTTTAATATCTACAAATCCAGGAGAGCCACTTATGCCACTAGAAAAAGTGTTGTCAGGTGGAGAACTTTCAAGAATCATGTTAGCTTTAAAATGTGTTTTTGCCGAAAAAGATGAAATACCTACTTTGATATTTGATGAAATAGATACCGGTATAAGTGGAGCTGTTGCACAAAGAGTTGGAGAAAAAATGTATCAATTATCAAAAACACATCAAGTTTTATGTATAACTCATTTACCACAAATTGCAGTTTTATCGGATTATCATTATTTTGTTACGAAAAAGGTAATAGATAATAAGACATATACTAAAATAAAAGTTTTGTTAAAAGAAGAGAAAGAACTTGAAATAAGTAAAATGCTGACTGGTGATGATATAACAGAAGCTACATTAAACAATGTTAAAGAAATGATAAAATTAAGTGAATTAAAAAAAATAGAAATTAAAAAATAA
- a CDS encoding uracil permease, whose translation MMNNKLLDNEHDFIGVTDKVPLKMAIPLSIQHLFAMFGSSVLVPILLNVDPTTVLFFNGIGTLLYAFLTKRRIPAYLGSSFAFISPVLLLYSQGYDFQTVQGGFVATGILFSIIAIIVGRTGMGWINKLFPPAAMGSIVTIIGLELAATAADMAGFPVGGSNSPVINTTWVIVSMVTLVAVILCNVLLKGFLKVIPILIGIVVGYITALFMGIVDFSTINNASFFVLPNIKLAHFDMNAILTILPATFVVVAEHVGHLKVTSSIVGNDLTEDPGLHRSLLGDGLSTIISGMFGSVPTTTYGENIGVMALTKVYSVYVICGAGLISIILGFSGKMSAVISTIPTPVIGGVSFLLFGTIATSGLRTLIEEKVDFSKSRNLILASVIFVVGLSGIKLTLGTIELKGMGLATIVAMILSITFIIFDKLGIMNEKEEN comes from the coding sequence ATGATGAATAATAAATTATTAGACAATGAACATGATTTTATAGGGGTAACAGATAAAGTTCCTTTAAAGATGGCAATTCCATTAAGTATCCAACATTTATTTGCAATGTTTGGATCATCAGTTTTAGTACCAATCCTTTTAAATGTTGATCCAACAACAGTTTTATTTTTTAATGGGATAGGTACTTTATTATACGCATTCCTTACTAAAAGAAGGATTCCAGCTTATTTGGGATCAAGTTTTGCTTTTATATCACCAGTATTATTATTATATAGTCAAGGATATGATTTTCAAACTGTACAAGGTGGCTTTGTAGCTACAGGAATACTCTTTTCAATAATAGCAATTATTGTAGGACGCACAGGTATGGGATGGATTAATAAATTATTTCCACCAGCAGCAATGGGATCAATAGTAACAATAATAGGTTTAGAATTAGCAGCTACTGCAGCAGATATGGCAGGATTCCCAGTTGGAGGAAGCAATTCTCCAGTGATAAATACAACTTGGGTAATTGTATCAATGGTAACATTAGTTGCAGTAATTTTATGTAATGTATTGTTAAAAGGATTTCTAAAGGTTATACCTATATTAATAGGAATCGTAGTAGGATATATTACAGCATTATTTATGGGAATAGTAGATTTTAGTACAATAAATAATGCAAGTTTCTTTGTATTACCAAATATAAAATTAGCTCATTTTGATATGAATGCAATATTAACAATATTACCAGCAACATTTGTAGTAGTTGCAGAACATGTAGGACATTTAAAGGTTACTAGTAGTATTGTAGGCAATGATTTGACAGAAGATCCAGGTCTTCATAGATCTTTACTTGGAGACGGATTATCAACTATTATTTCAGGAATGTTTGGCTCAGTTCCTACAACAACTTATGGTGAGAACATAGGAGTTATGGCATTAACTAAGGTATATAGTGTATATGTAATCTGTGGAGCAGGACTAATATCAATAATTCTAGGATTTTCAGGAAAGATGTCAGCAGTTATTAGTACAATTCCTACACCAGTTATAGGAGGAGTTAGTTTTCTATTATTTGGTACAATAGCAACCTCAGGACTTAGAACTCTTATTGAAGAAAAAGTTGATTTTTCTAAATCTAGAAATTTAATACTTGCTTCAGTAATATTTGTAGTAGGCTTAAGTGGAATTAAATTAACACTTGGAACTATTGAGTTGAAGGGTATGGGATTAGCTACAATCGTAGCTATGATATTAAGTATAACTTTTATAATATTTGATAAACTTGGTATAATGAATGAAAAAGAAGAAAACTAA
- a CDS encoding TlyA family rRNA (cytidine-2'-O)-methyltransferase — protein sequence MAEKKERLDLLLVEKGIITSRERAKACIMEGKVYVDGQKVDKAGEKISYNANIEYRGATLKYVSRGGLKLEKAMKTYNISLEDKVCMDIGASTGGFTDCMLQNKASKVFSVDVGYGQFAWKLRTDERVVCMERTNIRYVTLEEIGEALDFASIDVSFISLKKIMPATLNLLKDNGEVVALIKPQFEAGREKVGKKGVVREISTHKEVVYGIIDFLLQQNLNVLGVGYSPIKGPEGNREYLVYFTKDKNKESNFKRDDIETVVEASHVEI from the coding sequence ATGGCAGAAAAAAAGGAAAGACTTGATTTACTTTTAGTAGAAAAGGGTATAATTACTTCTAGAGAGAGAGCAAAAGCATGCATAATGGAAGGCAAAGTTTATGTTGATGGACAAAAAGTAGATAAAGCTGGAGAAAAAATAAGCTATAATGCGAATATAGAATACAGAGGTGCTACTCTTAAATATGTTAGTCGCGGTGGTCTAAAATTAGAAAAAGCGATGAAAACATATAATATTTCATTGGAAGATAAGGTTTGTATGGACATAGGTGCATCTACAGGTGGCTTTACAGATTGCATGCTTCAAAACAAAGCATCTAAAGTGTTCTCAGTTGATGTAGGATACGGACAGTTTGCTTGGAAGCTAAGAACTGATGAAAGAGTAGTTTGTATGGAACGAACAAATATAAGATATGTTACTTTAGAAGAAATAGGAGAAGCCTTAGATTTTGCATCTATAGATGTATCTTTTATATCTTTAAAAAAGATAATGCCAGCAACCTTAAATCTTTTGAAAGATAATGGTGAAGTTGTAGCACTTATAAAGCCACAATTTGAAGCTGGACGTGAAAAGGTAGGAAAAAAAGGTGTTGTAAGAGAAATTAGTACACATAAAGAAGTAGTTTATGGGATCATAGATTTTTTACTACAGCAAAATTTAAATGTTCTTGGAGTAGGATATTCTCCTATTAAAGGACCTGAAGGTAATAGAGAATATTTAGTTTATTTTACAAAAGATAAAAATAAAGAAAGTAATTTTAAAAGAGATGATATAGAGACCGTAGTTGAAGCATCACATGTAGAAATTTAA
- the spo0A gene encoding sporulation transcription factor Spo0A, translating to MEDSKISVLIADDNKEFCSILNDYLLNQRDIVVTGIAKDGREALELIVERKPDLVILDIIMPHLDGLGVLERLNTMELEKVPRIIILSAVGQDKITQQAITLGADYYTVKPFDMEVFTKRIREMFNGVSSQISNVRTSYQTSSMISPTSENRTKAPMDLETEITNIIHEVGVPAHIKGYMYLREAITMVVNDMELLSAVTKELYPSIAKKYNTTASRVERAIRHAIEVAWGRGQIEAINRLFGYTVHTEKGKPTNSEFIAIIADKLRLKNKVS from the coding sequence ATGGAAGATTCAAAAATATCTGTACTGATTGCTGACGATAACAAAGAATTTTGTAGTATCTTAAATGACTATCTCTTAAATCAAAGAGATATAGTTGTTACAGGAATTGCAAAGGATGGTAGAGAGGCTTTAGAATTAATAGTAGAAAGAAAGCCTGATTTAGTTATTCTTGATATTATTATGCCACATTTGGATGGATTAGGTGTTCTTGAACGATTAAATACTATGGAATTAGAAAAAGTTCCAAGAATAATAATCTTATCAGCAGTTGGACAAGATAAAATTACTCAACAAGCTATAACACTTGGAGCAGATTATTATACTGTAAAACCTTTTGACATGGAAGTATTCACTAAGAGAATAAGAGAAATGTTTAATGGTGTTTCTTCACAAATATCAAATGTAAGAACTTCATATCAAACATCATCAATGATATCTCCAACAAGTGAAAATAGAACAAAGGCACCTATGGACTTGGAAACAGAAATAACCAATATAATACACGAAGTTGGTGTACCAGCTCATATAAAAGGATACATGTATTTAAGAGAAGCTATAACTATGGTTGTTAATGATATGGAACTATTATCAGCTGTAACTAAGGAATTATACCCTTCAATAGCTAAGAAGTACAATACAACAGCTTCAAGAGTAGAAAGAGCAATAAGACATGCAATAGAAGTTGCGTGGGGTAGAGGCCAAATAGAGGCTATTAACAGACTATTTGGATATACTGTTCATACTGAAAAGGGCAAGCCTACAAATTCAGAATTTATCGCAATTATTGCTGATAAATTAAGACTTAAGAATAAGGTTAGCTAA
- a CDS encoding histidine phosphatase family protein, whose translation MKTTVLLIRHGETEWNTLGKFQGCTDIALSDEGIKQAKLLKNRLKGDFDYIYASPLSRAFDTANILASGIDKEVIIAPEIREINFGEWEGLTIHEIAEKYPEVFKAWRSDKTESYICGGDSSIHNAADRARKCILNIVSNHKGKKIVIVAHGGIIKAGLIGIFGWDMTMYHKMALGNTCINTLTFNENLKPALVGLNDTDHLNYETKTV comes from the coding sequence ATGAAAACGACAGTACTATTAATTAGGCATGGAGAAACAGAATGGAACACTTTGGGTAAATTTCAAGGGTGCACAGATATAGCTTTATCAGATGAAGGAATTAAACAAGCAAAATTGTTAAAAAATAGGCTTAAGGGAGATTTTGACTATATATATGCAAGTCCGCTTAGTAGAGCTTTTGATACAGCTAATATATTAGCATCTGGCATTGATAAAGAGGTTATTATAGCACCTGAAATTAGAGAGATTAACTTTGGAGAATGGGAAGGTTTAACTATACATGAGATAGCTGAAAAGTACCCTGAAGTTTTTAAAGCTTGGAGAAGTGATAAAACAGAAAGTTATATTTGTGGAGGAGACTCAAGTATTCATAATGCAGCAGATAGAGCTAGAAAATGTATTTTAAATATAGTTTCTAATCATAAAGGGAAAAAAATAGTGATTGTTGCCCATGGAGGAATTATAAAAGCGGGGCTTATAGGAATATTTGGATGGGATATGACAATGTATCACAAAATGGCACTTGGAAATACATGTATTAATACATTAACCTTCAATGAGAATTTGAAGCCAGCATTAGTTGGGTTAAATGATACTGATCACTTGAATTATGAAACAAAAACTGTATAA
- the rsgA gene encoding ribosome small subunit-dependent GTPase A — protein MNNNIEKYGYNDFFKTKANMLNMSSEDLIPGRVIEVQKEQYKIVTEYGENAGKLKGALFYNNKIHNVYPTVGDFVLVKNNPLGDDIIYHVLDRKSKFSRLDSFNKVEQIVAANFDYVFIMISLNNDFNLKRIERYLTATWQSGALPVIIMTKLDLCDDYSLQKEQIEKIAPLVPIIAISSVTGEGLEELWSYIEPCKTVVFLGSSGIGKSSLVNALSGEEIMKVNTIREDDSKGRHTTTHRQLIILKNHAMIIDTPGMRELEMWDVSDGLDIVFDEIEALAKRCKFGDCRHEKEPGCAVKAALESGEIPRERWDNYIKLKKESKFAERKENASLRLQEKARWKGISKLQKKSKRRF, from the coding sequence ATGAATAATAATATAGAAAAATACGGATATAATGATTTTTTTAAAACTAAAGCAAATATGCTTAATATGTCTTCTGAAGATTTAATACCTGGAAGAGTTATTGAGGTTCAGAAGGAACAATATAAGATTGTAACAGAATATGGAGAAAATGCCGGAAAGTTAAAAGGTGCATTATTTTATAATAATAAAATCCATAATGTATATCCTACAGTAGGTGATTTTGTTCTTGTTAAGAATAATCCTTTAGGAGATGACATTATATATCACGTACTTGATAGAAAAAGCAAATTCTCGAGACTTGATTCATTTAATAAAGTGGAACAAATTGTTGCTGCTAATTTTGATTATGTATTTATAATGATTTCACTAAATAATGACTTCAATTTAAAGAGAATAGAGAGATATTTAACTGCTACATGGCAGAGTGGAGCTTTACCAGTGATTATAATGACTAAGCTAGATTTATGTGATGATTATAGCTTACAGAAGGAGCAAATTGAAAAAATTGCGCCTTTAGTACCAATAATAGCTATAAGTTCAGTTACTGGAGAAGGATTAGAGGAATTATGGAGTTATATAGAACCCTGTAAAACTGTTGTATTTTTGGGCTCCTCTGGTATTGGTAAATCTTCACTAGTCAATGCACTTTCAGGTGAAGAAATAATGAAAGTAAATACTATCCGCGAAGATGATAGCAAAGGTCGTCATACGACAACTCATAGACAGCTTATTATTCTTAAAAACCATGCAATGATTATTGATACACCGGGTATGCGTGAATTAGAGATGTGGGATGTATCAGATGGATTAGATATAGTCTTTGATGAGATTGAAGCGTTAGCTAAAAGGTGCAAATTTGGAGATTGTAGACACGAAAAGGAGCCAGGCTGCGCAGTAAAAGCTGCACTAGAAAGTGGCGAGATTCCAAGGGAAAGATGGGATAATTATATAAAACTAAAAAAGGAATCGAAGTTTGCTGAACGTAAAGAGAATGCAAGCCTTCGTTTGCAGGAAAAAGCTCGGTGGAAAGGCATTTCAAAATTGCAAAAGAAATCAAAAAGGAGATTTTAA
- a CDS encoding GNAT family N-acetyltransferase has product MSEKILNEVICLKQYINVKDYEEISELEKICSLEDKVNLKLELYYKLNIVRKYRTGLKNINEFLYYVDDILVSYIGISSFGNNMGEVNGLTHPAWRRKGIFKRLFDLAMEECGKRNFKKILLLTDNNSNSGIEFVKSINGIYEFSEFRMKQINNGFEDMINSINLRKAKNQDSKEIQRQNAMFFNDKEPIDVEYEEYFPEDEEILNEITYMIELNGEIIGKIKVDYSETSAFICGFGIIPIFRGKGYGKASLMETISLITKKGIHEIELDVEGKNSTALNLYKACGFKEKSTMNYYKYRVRFVE; this is encoded by the coding sequence ATGTCAGAAAAAATATTAAATGAGGTTATTTGTTTAAAACAATATATAAACGTAAAGGATTATGAAGAAATAAGTGAACTTGAGAAGATTTGTAGTTTAGAAGATAAAGTAAATCTAAAATTAGAATTATATTATAAGCTAAATATAGTTAGAAAGTATAGAACAGGCTTAAAAAATATCAATGAATTTCTCTATTATGTAGATGACATTTTGGTATCATATATTGGTATTTCAAGCTTTGGAAACAATATGGGAGAGGTGAACGGTCTTACTCATCCAGCTTGGAGACGAAAGGGTATTTTCAAAAGACTCTTTGACCTTGCAATGGAAGAGTGCGGCAAGAGAAACTTTAAGAAAATATTATTATTAACAGATAATAATTCAAATTCAGGAATTGAATTTGTAAAATCTATTAATGGAATTTATGAATTTTCAGAGTTTAGAATGAAACAAATTAATAATGGATTTGAGGATATGATAAATTCTATAAATTTAAGGAAAGCCAAAAATCAAGATTCAAAGGAAATACAGAGACAAAATGCAATGTTTTTTAATGATAAAGAACCGATTGATGTAGAATATGAAGAGTATTTTCCAGAGGATGAAGAAATATTGAATGAAATCACATATATGATTGAACTCAATGGTGAGATTATAGGGAAGATTAAAGTGGATTATAGTGAGACTTCAGCTTTTATATGCGGTTTTGGAATAATACCTATATTTAGAGGCAAAGGTTATGGAAAAGCATCTCTAATGGAAACTATAAGTTTAATAACTAAAAAAGGTATTCATGAGATAGAATTGGATGTGGAAGGTAAAAATAGTACTGCACTTAATCTATATAAGGCATGTGGTTTCAAGGAAAAATCAACAATGAATTATTATAAGTATAGGGTTCGTTTTGTAGAGTAA